From Candidatus Sphingomonas colombiensis, one genomic window encodes:
- the zapA gene encoding cell division protein ZapA, which yields MATVTLEIGENRWPVACKDGEEERLEQLGSMIADRWADAQRASGNAGTAQALLLAALMLADDLADAKAAARAPGETAALDALAERLESLATSLEKNTASA from the coding sequence ATGGCTACCGTAACGCTGGAGATCGGCGAAAATCGCTGGCCGGTCGCATGCAAGGACGGCGAAGAGGAGCGACTCGAGCAACTGGGTTCGATGATCGCGGATCGCTGGGCCGATGCGCAGCGCGCGTCCGGCAATGCCGGCACGGCGCAGGCGCTGCTGCTCGCCGCGCTGATGCTGGCGGATGATCTGGCCGACGCGAAAGCCGCCGCCCGCGCGCCCGGCGAGACGGCGGCGCTCGACGCGCTGGCCGAAAGGCTCGAATCGCTCGCGACAAGCCTTGAGAAAAATACGGCAAGCGCCTAG